TTCCCAAAGCAAGGGCACGAGGCTACGACCCCCCGCGACTCTCCCAGATTCTCCTCGAGAACACGCGGGTTTGCTCGCCTTTCCCCACCGATGGCCGGGACATGATTCGTATGGGGGGCTCCAGATTTTCGCAACCACGAGGTGGCAGTTTAAAATATGGGAAACATGGGGTAAACAGGGTGAAAATCCGGAGTATGGAGGGCTGCATTTAAATCCGGGGCTTCTCCCACCTTTGTTTGACTTGACTCGAACCTCCCCtcaacagcttctcaagCTATACACCAGCAGACCAGACTTTCACAATGTCCACCGATTCTACGGATATTGAGATTGCTCCTAACGGCGTTGCTGCCGTGGAGCCGGCTCGACGTGTCCATGAGGCCCAGAAGACGATGTGGCAGTCTCTGCGGAACAACCCCAAGGTCCTCTTCATTGCGTTTTTTGCATCGTGAGTTTGATCAATCATCTTTCCGGCTGACTTTGACTgtttctatatatataaatatatactGACTAGCTGTGATTTTTTGCAGATTGGGTGGTTTCGAGTATGGTTACCAGCAGGGTGTCCTAGGCCAGTCACTGGTCATGACCCGTTTCAAGGATAACTTTCCTGCTGTCGTCGGCTCGTCTTCAGCTACCGGCTGGCTCACATCAGTCCTCCAGCTGGGAGGTATCGTTGGTTCTCTGTCAGCCGGTGTCCTGGGCGAGATCATCTCCCGAAAGTACACCATGTTCATCGCCTGTCTCTGGGTCATCCTGGGTAGCTACCTCTACGTCGGTGCCCACGAGGGCGTCTCTTCACTCCTATATGCCGGCCGATTCTTCACTGGTCTCGGTGTCGGTCTCTTCAGTGGTGTCGGTCCTCTTTACAACGCTGAGCTTTCCGCACCCGAGATGCGAGGTCTGTTGGTGTCCTTCTACCAGTTCGCCACTATTCTCGGCATCATGCTTTCTTTCTGGGTTGGATACTGCAGCAACTTTATTGGTGGAACCGGCGAGGGCCAGACAAACCTTGCTTGGAGACTGCCTTCCATTATCCAGGGAATTCCCGCGGTTGCCCTCGCTATCGGTATCTGGTTCATGCCCTTCTCGCCCAGATGGCTCGTCAAGGTTGGCCGCGACgaggaagccaagaagaccatGGCCTGGATGCGAAAGCTGCCCGTCGACGATGAGCTTGTCCAGATTGAGTACCTCGAGATCAAGGCCGAGAGCGTCTTCGAGAAGCGAGTCTTTGAGCGTGACCTGCCCAAGTTGgcgagcaagaagagcaatGCCTTTGTCGAACAGTTTGCGCAGTACGCCATGTGCCTCAACTCCAAGGACAACATCAAGCGAGTCTTGACTGGtttcttcatcatgttcTTCCAGCAGTGGAGTGGAATTGACGCAATCATTTACTATGCaaccaacatcttcatcactctGGGTTTGACTGGAGGCACCACTGCTCTGTTGGCAACTGGTGTGACCGGAgttgtcttcatcgtcagCACTGTGCCCGCCATGGTAAGTCTTCATATCATACCTGTATTGTATGAACAGCTAACTGACTCGATATCTGCAGTTAATCATTGACAAGGTCGGACGAAAGCCTATGCTG
Above is a genomic segment from Trichoderma breve strain T069 chromosome 6, whole genome shotgun sequence containing:
- a CDS encoding sugar transporter domain-containing protein: MSTDSTDIEIAPNGVAAVEPARRVHEAQKTMWQSLRNNPKVLFIAFFASLGGFEYGYQQGVLGQSLVMTRFKDNFPAVVGSSSATGWLTSVLQLGGIVGSLSAGVLGEIISRKYTMFIACLWVILGSYLYVGAHEGVSSLLYAGRFFTGLGVGLFSGVGPLYNAELSAPEMRGLLVSFYQFATILGIMLSFWVGYCSNFIGGTGEGQTNLAWRLPSIIQGIPAVALAIGIWFMPFSPRWLVKVGRDEEAKKTMAWMRKLPVDDELVQIEYLEIKAESVFEKRVFERDLPKLASKKSNAFVEQFAQYAMCLNSKDNIKRVLTGFFIMFFQQWSGIDAIIYYATNIFITLGLTGGTTALLATGVTGVVFIVSTVPAMLIIDKVGRKPMLLVGSIVMAVSMVIVGIIVAKFGHDWPHHVAAGWVAVALIWVYIAGFGATWGPVSWTLVSEIFPLSIRAKGASIGAMSNWLNNFAIAFFVPPMLQAWAWGTYIFFAGFLVVGIFAVWFFLPETKNATLEDMDRVFKSRTGEIDARLMREVQEEVGLVALVEARSAAQYEKRDIHESQIEKL